From the Hymenobacter yonginensis genome, one window contains:
- a CDS encoding TIGR02117 family protein, translating into MSAAFTAFILLLMTGALLPVNRRFRQTPDGVPVFVVSNGTHTDVVLPLQEPRTGISWLPHLPDSTLRARFGSYPYAAFGWGSEGFYLASYGHQLPGPGVVLRAVVPEPTLMHVRFLRQAPVAGSHVVPLRISVAQYQALAAQVAASFQADSLQHYQLRNAAGYTPTDFFFRATGRYHALRTCNDWTVRTLRRAGLRVPLKSPLAAPVLVQARRAR; encoded by the coding sequence ATGTCGGCCGCCTTTACCGCTTTTATCCTGTTGCTGATGACCGGCGCCCTGCTGCCCGTCAACCGCCGGTTCCGGCAGACGCCCGACGGCGTGCCCGTGTTCGTGGTATCCAACGGCACCCACACCGACGTGGTGCTGCCGCTGCAGGAGCCGCGCACCGGCATCAGCTGGCTGCCCCACCTGCCCGATTCCACGCTGCGGGCCCGGTTCGGCAGCTACCCCTACGCCGCGTTCGGCTGGGGCAGCGAAGGATTCTATTTGGCTTCTTACGGCCACCAGCTGCCGGGCCCCGGCGTAGTGCTGCGGGCCGTGGTGCCGGAACCCACGCTCATGCACGTGCGGTTTCTGCGCCAGGCCCCGGTGGCCGGCTCCCACGTGGTGCCGCTGCGCATTTCGGTGGCACAATACCAGGCGCTGGCCGCTCAGGTGGCCGCCTCGTTTCAGGCCGATAGCCTGCAGCACTACCAGCTGCGCAACGCTGCCGGCTACACGCCTACCGACTTTTTCTTCCGGGCCACCGGCCGCTACCACGCCCTGCGCACCTGCAACGACTGGACCGTGCGCACCCTGCGCCGGGCCGGGCTGCGGGTGCCGCTGAAGTCGCCGCTGGCGGCGCCGGTGCTGGTGCAGGCGCGGCGGGCGCGCTAA
- the hisS gene encoding histidine--tRNA ligase produces the protein MSVQKPSIPRGTRDFGPAVVARRNYIFGVIRRVFEKFGYAPLETPTLENLSVLTGKYGDEGDQLLFKVLNSGDFAKDVTPDDLGADNRSKRLLPKVAEKGLRYDLTVPFARYVVMNRGTLTFPFKRYQIQPVWRADRPQRGRYREFYQCDADVVGTDSLLCEAEIVLMMSEVLTTLGLTDHTIKINHRRVLGAFYQALGGEGTETDLFVAIDKLDKIGREGVEKELAERGFSAAAIERLFDLLGVEGSFEEKLERLLAGFVTAGVAPDNATADGYKGLQDLKRVLDYLRGFGFEKWDNLAFDVTLARGLSYYTGCIFEIKINNVNMGSVSGGGRYDNLTGAFGLPGVSGVGFSFGVDRLYDCLEELKLFPEAVATTTRCLLTNFDAEGELAMLPVLRQLREAGVASELFPEAGKLGKQFKFADAKGIPYVLIQGPEERAAGLFKLKTLASGEERTVSLADVLVELAQ, from the coding sequence ATGAGCGTTCAAAAACCCAGCATCCCGCGCGGCACCCGCGACTTTGGCCCGGCCGTGGTGGCCCGCCGCAACTATATTTTCGGCGTTATTCGCCGCGTGTTCGAGAAGTTCGGCTACGCCCCGCTCGAAACCCCGACCCTGGAGAATCTGTCGGTGCTGACCGGCAAGTACGGCGACGAAGGCGACCAGTTGCTGTTTAAAGTCCTGAACTCCGGCGACTTCGCCAAGGACGTGACGCCCGACGACCTTGGGGCCGACAACCGCAGCAAGCGTCTGCTGCCCAAAGTGGCCGAAAAAGGCCTGCGCTACGACCTCACGGTGCCTTTCGCGCGCTACGTGGTGATGAACCGCGGCACGCTCACGTTCCCGTTCAAGCGCTACCAGATCCAGCCCGTGTGGCGCGCCGACCGGCCCCAGCGCGGCCGCTACCGCGAGTTTTATCAGTGCGACGCCGACGTGGTGGGCACCGACTCGCTGCTCTGCGAAGCCGAAATCGTGCTGATGATGAGCGAGGTGCTGACCACGCTGGGCCTCACCGACCACACCATCAAAATCAACCACCGCCGCGTGCTGGGCGCTTTCTACCAGGCACTGGGCGGCGAGGGCACCGAAACCGACCTGTTCGTGGCCATCGACAAGCTCGACAAGATCGGGCGCGAAGGCGTGGAAAAGGAGCTGGCGGAGCGTGGCTTCTCGGCGGCGGCTATTGAGCGGCTGTTTGATTTGCTGGGCGTGGAAGGCAGCTTCGAGGAGAAACTGGAGCGCCTGCTGGCCGGCTTCGTGACGGCCGGCGTGGCCCCCGATAACGCCACCGCCGACGGCTACAAAGGCCTGCAGGACCTGAAGCGCGTGCTGGACTACCTGCGCGGCTTCGGCTTCGAGAAGTGGGATAACCTGGCGTTCGACGTGACGCTGGCCCGCGGCCTGAGCTACTACACGGGCTGCATCTTCGAAATCAAGATCAACAACGTGAACATGGGCAGCGTGAGCGGCGGCGGCCGCTACGACAACCTCACCGGGGCCTTCGGGCTGCCAGGCGTGTCGGGCGTGGGCTTCTCGTTCGGCGTCGACCGCCTCTACGACTGCTTGGAGGAGCTAAAGCTGTTCCCGGAAGCCGTGGCTACCACTACCCGCTGCCTGCTCACCAACTTCGACGCCGAAGGCGAGCTGGCTATGCTGCCGGTGCTGCGCCAGTTGCGCGAGGCCGGCGTGGCCAGTGAGTTGTTTCCGGAGGCCGGCAAGCTGGGCAAGCAGTTCAAGTTTGCTGATGCCAAGGGCATTCCCTACGTGCTCATCCAGGGTCCTGAGGAGCGCGCCGCCGGCCTGTTCAAGCTCAAAACCCTGGCCAGCGGCGAGGAGCGCACCGTTTCGCTGGCCGACGTGCTGGTCGAGCTGGCGCAGTAG